A single region of the Deltaproteobacteria bacterium genome encodes:
- a CDS encoding SDR family NAD(P)-dependent oxidoreductase, translating into MERFDGKIAVITGGGTGMGRELARQLAAEGCHIAMCDVSAENMAATKALCERENRSVRVTTQVADVSSEAQIVAFRDAVVREHATRCVHLVFANAGIGGGGSFVSDAREEWDKTFAVCWNGVYFTARAFVPLLVAAPEGWLVNTASVNGFWASLGPKSAHSAYSAAKFAVKGFSEALINDFKVNAPHVGVSVVMPGHIGTAIAKNSAKVLGRDPKELSEQQLLDARARMTRAGLPVATLSAEQLRLAMIAMGDAFENDAPTTASQAAKIILDGVRAKKWRILVGHDAHVLDRLVREAPEDAYGEAFMQKLAAEANWKLGT; encoded by the coding sequence ATGGAGCGCTTCGACGGAAAGATCGCAGTGATTACGGGCGGCGGCACCGGCATGGGGCGCGAGCTCGCGCGCCAGCTCGCTGCGGAGGGCTGCCACATCGCGATGTGCGACGTGTCGGCGGAGAACATGGCCGCGACGAAGGCACTGTGTGAGCGCGAGAACCGAAGCGTGCGCGTCACCACGCAAGTCGCGGACGTGTCGAGCGAGGCGCAGATCGTGGCGTTTCGGGACGCCGTGGTGCGCGAGCACGCGACGAGGTGCGTGCACCTCGTATTCGCGAACGCGGGCATCGGCGGCGGCGGCAGCTTCGTGAGCGACGCCCGCGAGGAGTGGGACAAGACCTTCGCGGTGTGTTGGAACGGCGTGTACTTCACGGCGCGCGCGTTCGTGCCGCTGCTCGTGGCCGCGCCCGAGGGCTGGCTCGTGAACACCGCGAGTGTGAACGGCTTCTGGGCCTCGCTCGGGCCGAAGAGCGCGCACAGCGCCTACAGCGCGGCGAAGTTCGCGGTGAAGGGCTTCAGCGAGGCGCTGATCAACGACTTCAAGGTGAACGCGCCGCACGTCGGCGTCTCGGTCGTGATGCCCGGCCACATCGGCACCGCGATCGCGAAGAACTCGGCGAAGGTGTTGGGGCGCGACCCGAAGGAGCTGAGCGAGCAGCAGCTGCTCGACGCGCGTGCTCGCATGACCCGCGCGGGTCTTCCTGTCGCCACGCTCTCTGCCGAGCAGCTGCGACTCGCGATGATCGCGATGGGCGACGCGTTCGAGAACGACGCACCCACCACCGCCTCGCAGGCCGCGAAGATCATCCTCGACGGCGTGCGCGCGAAGAAGTGGCGCATCCTCGTCGGCCACGACGCGCACGTGCTCGACCGCCTCGTGCGCGAGGCGCCTGAAGACGCCTACGGCGAGGCGTTCATGCAGAAGCTCGCGGCCGAGGCGAACTGGAAGCTGGGGACGTGA